From Pogoniulus pusillus isolate bPogPus1 chromosome 16, bPogPus1.pri, whole genome shotgun sequence, a single genomic window includes:
- the SRGAP3 gene encoding SLIT-ROBO Rho GTPase-activating protein 3 isoform X3 has translation MPGAAVGVAAAAAAGPAGVLPQEGGDRAGVLAQPGEAGRALLLQGPRLPGAPLQSKEIGLQMHEELLKVTNELYTVMKTYHMYHAESISAESKLKEAEKQEEKQFNKAGDISVNLLRHEERPQRRSSVKKIEKMKEKRQAKYSENKLKCTKARNDYLLNLAAANAAVSKYYIHDVSDLIDCCDLGFHASLARTFRTYLSAEYNLETSRHEGLDLLESAVDSLDARSDKHTLMDLCNQVFCPPLKFEFQPHMGDEVCQVSAQQPVQTELLMRYHQLQSRLATLKIENEEVRKTLDATLQTLQDMLTVEDFDVSDAFQHSRSTESLRAAADAYMSKGSLAKRRANQQETEVFYFTKFKEYLNGSNLITKLQAKHDLLKQTLGEGERAECGTTRPPCLPPKPQKMRRPRPLSVYNHKLFNGNMEVFIQDSGQAIPLVVESCIRYINLYGLQQQGIFRVPGSQVEVNDIKNSFERGEDPLADDQNERDINSVAGVLKLYFRGLENPLFPKERFQDLLSTIKIENPTERVHQIQQIIITLPRAVIVVMRYLFAFLNHLSQYSDENMMDPYNLAICFGPTLMHIPDGQDPVSCQAHVNEVIKTIIINHEGIFPSPRELEGPVYEKCMAGGEEYCDSPHSEPGAIDEGDHDNGTEPHTSDDEVEQIEAIAKFDYVGRSPRELSFKKGASLLLYHRASEDWWEGRHNGVDGLIPHQYIVVQDMDDAFSDSLSQKADSEASSGPLLDDKGSSKNDIQSPTDHLLDYSFGGVLGRVRLRSDGAAIPRRRSGGDTHSPPRGLGPAIDTPPRAAACPSSPHKLPLGRARLESPEKRRLGTFGSAGSINYPDRKALGDGHPLRPACAATRHSSLGDHKSLEAEALAEDIEKTMSTALNELRELERQNTAKQAPDVVLDTLEPMKNPPLGAANSEPASPLHTILIRDPEAALRRSSSSTAEMLTTFKPALSARLAGTQLRPPPMRPLRPVVQHRSSSSSSSGVGSPAVTPTEKLFPGGSADKSGTM, from the exons GTGATGAAGACCTACCACATGTACCATGCCGAGAGCATCAGCGCCGAGAGCAAGCTGAAGGAGGcggagaagcaggaggagaagcagttCAACAAGGCAGGGGACATCAGCGTCAACCTGCTGCGGCACGAGGAGCGGCCCCAGCGCAGGAGCTCCGTCAAGAAGATTGAGAAGATGAAGGAGAAg AGGCAGGCCAAGTACTCTGAGAACAAGCTGAAGTGCACCAAGGCCAGGAATGACTACCTGCTGAACCTGGCCGCTGCCAACGCCGCCGTCAGCAAGTACTACATCCACGACGTCTCCGACCTCATCGAC TGCTGTGACCTGGGCTTCCATGCCAGCCTGGCTCGGACCTTCCGGACCTACCTGTCGGCCGAGTACAACCTGGAGACATCTCGGCACGAGgggctggacctgctggagagcgcCGTGGACAGCCTGGACGCGCGCAGCGACAAGCACACGCTGATGGACCTCTGCAACCAGGTCTTCTGCCCCCCGCTCAAGTTCGAGTTCCAGCCCCACATGGGCGATGAG gtGTGCCAggtcagtgcccagcagccggTGCAGACCGAACTGCTGATGCGGTACCACCAGCTGCAGTCGCGCCTCGCCACCCTCAAGATCGAGAATGAGGAG GTGCGGAAGACGCTGGACGCGACGCTGCAGACGCTGCAGGACATGCTGACCGTGGAGGACTTCGACGTGTCCGACGCCTTCCAGCACAGCCGCTCCACCGAGTCCCTGCGCGCCGCCGCCGACGCCTACATGAGCAAGGGCAGCCTGGCCAAGAGGAGAGCCAATCAGCAGGAGACGGAGGTCTTCTACTTCACC AAATTCAAGGAGTACCTGAACGGCAGCAACCTGATCACCAAGCTGCAGGCCAAGCACGACCTGCTGAAGCAGACCCTGGGAGAAG GTGAAAGAGCCGAATGCGGAACAACCAG gcccccctgcctgccccctaAGCCACAGAAAATGAGGAGACCTAGGCCCCTCTCAGTCTATAACCATAAGCTCTTTAACGGCAATATGGAAGTCTTCATTCAG GACTCTGGCCAGGCCATTCCTCTGGTGGTGGAGAGCTGCATTCGTTACATCAACCTCTACG GCCTTCAGCAGCAGGGCATTTTCAGGGTCCCTGGCTCCCAGGTCGAAGTCAATGACATCAAGAATTCCTTCGAGAGAG GTGAAGACCCCCTGGCTGACGACCAGAATGAGAGGGACATCAATTCCGTGGCTGGGGTGCTGAAGCTGTACTTCCGGGGGCTGGAGAACCCTCTCTTCCCTAAGGAGAGGTTTCAGGATTTGCTCTCTACAATAA AGATTGAGAATCCCACTGAGAGGGTGCACCAGATCCAGCAGATCATCATCACTCTGCCCCGGGCTGTCATCGTGGTCATGAGATACCTTTTTGCCTTCCTTAACCA CTTGTCGCAGTACAGCGATGAGAACATGATGGATCCCTACAACCTGGCCATCTGCTTCGGGCCCACTCTGATGCACATTCCAGACGGGCAGGATCCCGTGTCCTGCCAAGCCCATGTCAATGAGGTCATCAAAACCATCATCATTAACCACGAGGGCATCTTCCCCAGCCCCCGCGAGCTGGAGGGGCCTGTCTACGAGAAGTgcatggctggaggggaggagtactg CGACAGCCCACACAGCGAGCCGGGCGCCATCGACGAGGGTGACCATGACAACGGCACGGAGCCACACACCAGTGACGAtg AAGTGGAGCAGATCGAGGCCATAGCCAAGTTCGACTACGTGGGGAGGTCCCCCCGAGAGCTGTCCTTCAAGAAAGGGGCCTCGCTGCTCCTCTACCACCGGGCATCGGAGGACTGGTGGGAGGGGAGGCACAACGGCGTGGATGGCCTCATCCCCCACCAGTACATCGTGGTGCAGGACAT GGATGATGCCTTCTCTGACAGCCTGAGCCAGAAGGCGGACAGCGAGGCCAGCAGTGGGCCCCTGCTGGATGACAAAGGCTCCTCCAAGAACGACATCCAGTCCCCAACAGATCACCTCCTGGACTACAGCTTCGGGGGAGTGCTGGGCCG GGTGCGGCTGCGCTCGGACGGCGCTGCCATCCCTCGGCGCCGCAGCGGGGGCGACACCCACAGCCCTCCCCGCGGGCTGGGCCCTGCCATCGACACTCCGCCGCGGGCCGccgcctgccccagcagcccccacaagctgcccctgggcagggcCCGGCTGGAGAGCCCCGAGAAGCGCCGGCTGGGCACCTTCGGCAGCGCCGGCAGCATCAACTACCCCGACAGGAAGGCGCTGGGCGACGGGCACCCGCTGCGGCCTGCCTGCGCCGCCACCAGGCACAGCAGCCTCGGCGACCACAAATCCCTCGAGGCAGAGGCGCTGGCGGAG GACATCGAGAAGACCATGAGCACGGCGCTGAACGAGCTGCGGGAGCTGGAGCGGCAGAACACGGCCAAGCAGGCCCCAGACGTGGTCCTGGACACGCTGGAGCCCATGAAGAACCCCCCGCTGGGCGCTGCCAACTCGGAGCCCGCCAGCCCCCTGCACACCATCCTGATCCGGGACCCCGAGGCGGCTCTGCgccgcagcagcagctccacggCCGAGATGCTGACCACCTTCAAGCCGGCGCTGTCGGCTCGCCTGGCGGGCACCCAGCTGCGGCCCCCGCCCATGCGTCCGCTGCGCCCGGTGGTGCAGCAccgctccagcagcagcagcagctcgggGGTGGGCAGCCCTGCCGTCACCCCCACCGAGAAGCTCTTCCCCGGCGGCTCGGCGGACAAATCGGGCACCATGTAG